The window AACTTGCACGTGTCACGCTGCCTGATCTCGGCCGACCCGATCGCCAACCGGAGATTCCGCTGGAAGTCTACCTTGCCCGAATGGCCGCCGTCGGCGAGCGAATGGACGCGGCGGGTCTTGACGTGCTGGCGGTCTACGGCGACCGCGAGCACTTCGCCAACCTGATGTACCTGACCGGGTTCGACCCGCGATTCGAGGAGGCCCTGCTGCTCATCGGCGGCGGGCGAAAGCTCCTGCTGGTCGGCAACGAGTGCATGGGCTACCTGCCCGATGAAGGCCTGGGCATCGAGACCGAGCTGTTCCAGGAGTTCAGCCTGCCCGGTCAGCCGCGGGGCAACTCGCGCCCGCTGCGGACGATTCTGTCAGACTTCGGCGTCGCCCGGGGCACGCCCGTCGGATGCGCGGGGTGGAAGTATTTCGCGCCGCCGCTGATCGAAGGCGGCAGCAGCGCCATCGAGATCCCCGCGTACCTCGTCGATCTGCTCCGCGACCTGACGAGGGGCGAAGGCTGCGTCTCCAACGCCGGCGCCATTTTCATGGATGTGGCCGACGGGCTGCGGATCATCAACGAGCCCGAGCAGATCGCCCAGTACGAATACGCCGCGTCCGTCACGTCGACGGGCGTGCTGGAACTGATGCGCCACGTGAAGCCGGGCGCCGCGGAGCGCGACCTGGAAAAGCACCTCGACAGCCGCGGCCTGCCGCTGACGTGCCACCGCATGGTGGGCTTCGGCGCCAAGGCCAAACGCGGCCTGGC is drawn from Planctomycetaceae bacterium and contains these coding sequences:
- a CDS encoding M24 family metallopeptidase, with protein sequence MSKLARVTLPDLGRPDRQPEIPLEVYLARMAAVGERMDAAGLDVLAVYGDREHFANLMYLTGFDPRFEEALLLIGGGRKLLLVGNECMGYLPDEGLGIETELFQEFSLPGQPRGNSRPLRTILSDFGVARGTPVGCAGWKYFAPPLIEGGSSAIEIPAYLVDLLRDLTRGEGCVSNAGAIFMDVADGLRIINEPEQIAQYEYAASVTSTGVLELMRHVKPGAAERDLEKHLDSRGLPLTCHRMVGFGAKAKRGLASAGDNTAALGDPYTAAFGVVGALTCRAGWVAARLEDLPAADGEFCMAYAKNYFDVVAAWYAALRIGVTGGEVFAAVEAVRDRALYDFAVNPGHYLHLEEWTHSPFAAGSGVALRSGMMLQMDIIPISRGPFCYINAEDGVALADADLRREIAARYPAAWSRIEARRAFMRGAIGIDLDDCVLPMSNIPAWLPPFVLDMDQALVL